In Prosthecobacter sp., a genomic segment contains:
- a CDS encoding Gfo/Idh/MocA family oxidoreductase, which yields MSIKVGVIGAGGMLQYHTAGFRQAGAEILAVADPALGAAAKAAAKWGITTPYDTVDALLGNPEIDAVSVIVPNKFHKSLTIQCLEAGKHVFCEKPPALSADEVKEIIVAAKKAKKQVLFNFNNRARPESQAMMTYINQGVAGTINSAQAKWIRRTGIPGFGGWFTTKELAGGGSLIDLLHMVDLAMYFMGYPEPAHALGQTFSDFITDKQFKGPWGIPDRVGGTTDVENSAHGFVTFKTGQVLSLQVSWAEMVKREEVSVVFQGTKAGGRVERLFGIDGFDNTAIDTCELYVQENGHSVNRSITTPACEDMGRIGSAANFIEFLDGKAAPLNTPEQALRLMQVIDAVYASAKTGKPVSI from the coding sequence ATGTCCATCAAAGTAGGAGTCATCGGAGCTGGCGGCATGTTGCAGTATCACACGGCGGGGTTCCGCCAGGCGGGAGCGGAGATCCTGGCCGTGGCCGATCCGGCTCTCGGGGCTGCTGCCAAGGCTGCGGCGAAGTGGGGCATCACCACCCCCTATGACACCGTGGATGCCTTGCTGGGAAATCCGGAGATCGACGCCGTGAGCGTGATCGTTCCCAACAAATTTCACAAGTCCCTGACGATCCAGTGTCTCGAAGCCGGTAAGCACGTCTTCTGTGAAAAACCACCAGCGCTGAGCGCGGACGAGGTGAAGGAGATCATCGTTGCCGCCAAAAAAGCCAAAAAGCAGGTGCTCTTCAACTTCAACAACCGCGCCCGGCCTGAATCGCAGGCCATGATGACCTACATCAACCAAGGCGTGGCCGGTACCATCAATTCGGCGCAGGCCAAATGGATTCGCCGCACGGGCATCCCGGGCTTCGGCGGCTGGTTCACCACCAAGGAACTCGCTGGCGGCGGTTCACTCATTGATCTGCTGCACATGGTGGACCTCGCGATGTATTTCATGGGCTATCCCGAACCTGCGCACGCGCTGGGCCAGACCTTCTCGGATTTCATCACCGACAAGCAATTCAAAGGCCCGTGGGGCATTCCCGACCGCGTGGGCGGCACGACTGATGTGGAAAATTCGGCGCATGGTTTCGTGACCTTCAAGACCGGCCAGGTGCTGAGTCTCCAGGTCTCCTGGGCTGAAATGGTGAAGCGCGAGGAGGTCTCCGTGGTCTTCCAGGGCACGAAGGCTGGTGGCAGAGTGGAACGCCTCTTTGGCATCGACGGATTCGACAACACCGCCATCGACACCTGCGAACTCTATGTCCAGGAAAACGGCCACAGTGTGAACCGCAGCATCACCACGCCAGCATGCGAAGACATGGGCCGCATCGGCTCCGCCGCGAATTTCATCGAATTCCTTGATGGCAAAGCCGCTCCTCTGAACACGCCGGAGCAAGCCCTGCGCCTGATGCAGGTCATCGACGCGGTTTACGCCTCCGCGAAGACCGGCAAGCCGGTGTCGATTTGA
- a CDS encoding N-acetyltransferase family protein, giving the protein MPVITRPASAADLDAINAIYNHYVEHSTCTYQTVPSTAQERLVWFDAHGPEHPVIVAEENGQIIGWGSLSRFHPREAYCHSVEDSVYLHHEHRGKGLGSLLLAELLRLAKEIGHHTVLGGADSEQTASIALHVKFGFEQVSRLKEVGYKHGRWLDVIWMQKML; this is encoded by the coding sequence ATGCCCGTCATCACTCGCCCAGCCTCCGCAGCCGATCTCGACGCCATCAACGCGATCTACAATCACTACGTCGAGCACAGCACCTGCACCTACCAAACCGTGCCCAGCACCGCGCAGGAACGCCTCGTCTGGTTTGACGCGCACGGACCCGAGCATCCCGTGATCGTCGCCGAGGAAAACGGCCAGATCATCGGCTGGGGATCGCTCAGCCGCTTTCATCCACGTGAGGCCTACTGCCACAGCGTCGAAGACTCGGTTTATCTGCATCACGAGCATCGGGGCAAAGGCCTCGGCTCTCTCTTGCTCGCCGAACTGCTGCGTCTGGCGAAGGAAATCGGCCACCACACCGTCCTTGGAGGCGCTGATTCAGAACAAACCGCCAGCATCGCCCTCCACGTCAAATTTGGCTTCGAACAAGTCTCCCGTCTCAAGGAAGTCGGCTACAAGCACGGCCGCTGGCTCGATGTGATCTGGATGCAGAAGATGCTTTAG
- a CDS encoding VOC family protein — MSIKRIVPDITSERMDDSRKFYADFLGLDLAMDMGWILTFVSPGNPTAQITLMQPSASAVPNPNISIEVEDVDAVHVKAVALGLPIVYPLTNEPWGVRRFFVADPNGVVINVVTHLK, encoded by the coding sequence ATGAGCATAAAGAGAATCGTGCCCGACATTACGTCGGAGCGAATGGATGACAGCCGGAAGTTCTATGCGGACTTTCTTGGCTTGGATCTGGCCATGGACATGGGTTGGATCTTGACGTTTGTATCCCCCGGCAATCCGACGGCTCAGATCACACTGATGCAGCCGTCTGCATCGGCTGTCCCCAATCCGAATATCTCCATTGAGGTTGAAGACGTTGACGCCGTGCATGTCAAAGCCGTCGCGCTTGGCCTGCCCATTGTTTACCCGTTGACGAACGAACCGTGGGGTGTTCGCCGCTTCTTCGTGGCAGACCCCAATGGCGTGGTCATCAATGTGGTGACTCATCTCAAATAG
- a CDS encoding DUF3828 domain-containing protein — protein MRHFSLFLLLVSFSLNLSAADKAVTPEALVAQLYKTHDAQKSPFFQDQDRALVDRFFAKELADMIWKDAVASQGELGALGADPLYDAQDLLLKDFVIHQAATVKGRTSVLVTFENAGQKKRNTFTFVQQGGVWKISDLRYTAGHTLSRLYRDAAGN, from the coding sequence ATGCGCCACTTTTCGCTCTTTCTGCTGCTCGTTTCCTTCAGTCTGAACCTCTCAGCCGCCGACAAAGCGGTGACGCCCGAGGCTTTGGTGGCACAGCTTTACAAGACGCATGACGCGCAGAAGTCGCCGTTCTTCCAGGACCAGGATCGTGCCCTGGTGGATCGCTTCTTCGCCAAAGAGCTGGCTGATATGATCTGGAAGGATGCCGTGGCATCGCAGGGAGAACTTGGTGCCCTTGGTGCCGATCCTCTCTATGACGCCCAGGACTTGCTGCTCAAAGATTTTGTCATTCACCAGGCCGCCACCGTGAAAGGCCGGACCAGCGTGCTGGTCACTTTTGAAAATGCCGGTCAGAAAAAGCGCAACACGTTCACTTTTGTCCAGCAGGGCGGCGTGTGGAAGATCAGTGATCTTCGCTACACGGCCGGTCATACGCTGAGCCGCCTTTACAGAGACGCCGCCGGGAATTGA
- the otsB gene encoding trehalose-phosphatase encodes MSPHWTEQRDALREWLLASLRILIGCDFDGTLAPLASHADEVRLPASTKTILQRLVSQPGVTLAVISGRSLADVQQRLDLAGVLYAGNHGLEMSGSDGTTVLAPGAAAAGPALREVLAELSPVLAHLPGVWIEDKHLTLSVHYRQAAESCHAEVQHLVKSAVQAVAPLVVRPAKRIWEIRPAIDWDKGTALRRFMEQCCVTAGTTAFMGDDASDLDAFRELPGGWTFIVGDGLGSAARVRLHDPSDSAALLDWMATVRTAARFGNAFA; translated from the coding sequence ATGTCACCTCACTGGACTGAACAACGCGACGCCTTGCGAGAGTGGCTGCTTGCCAGTCTGCGGATTCTGATCGGCTGCGACTTCGATGGCACGCTCGCACCCTTGGCGTCTCATGCGGATGAAGTGCGTCTCCCGGCTTCCACCAAGACCATCCTGCAGCGCCTCGTCTCGCAGCCGGGCGTCACTCTCGCCGTGATCTCTGGCCGCTCCCTGGCGGATGTGCAGCAGCGGCTTGATCTGGCCGGCGTGCTCTATGCGGGCAATCACGGGCTGGAGATGTCAGGGTCCGATGGCACAACGGTTCTGGCTCCCGGTGCCGCTGCCGCCGGGCCAGCCCTGCGCGAAGTGCTGGCAGAGCTTTCTCCCGTCTTGGCGCACCTCCCCGGCGTGTGGATTGAGGATAAACATCTGACCCTCTCCGTCCACTACCGGCAGGCGGCTGAATCCTGCCACGCCGAGGTGCAGCATCTGGTGAAATCAGCCGTGCAGGCTGTCGCGCCCTTGGTCGTGCGGCCCGCCAAACGCATCTGGGAGATCCGCCCCGCCATTGACTGGGACAAAGGAACCGCGCTGCGCCGGTTCATGGAGCAGTGTTGCGTGACCGCAGGCACCACCGCCTTCATGGGCGATGACGCGTCAGATCTCGACGCGTTTCGCGAACTGCCGGGCGGCTGGACGTTCATTGTCGGTGACGGCCTGGGTTCAGCCGCCCGTGTCAGGTTGCATGATCCGAGCGACAGCGCGGCTTTGTTGGACTGGATGGCGACGGTGAGGACTGCGGCGCGGTTCGGAAACGCGTTCGCCTGA
- a CDS encoding trehalose-6-phosphate synthase — translation MISSRTWTKELLRELIQTRLGGVKFIVVSNREPHMHRYGDGGDLECVETTGGLATALRPILAATKGTWIAHGAGNADRDTVDEHDRLAVPPQNPSYTLRRVWLTPEQEEGYYYGFANEGLWPLCHIAFKRPIFRIANWESYQEVNRLFAKAVIEEAGAGPAIIFIQDYHFCLLPRMVKEMGGENLVVAQFWHIPWPNPEMFRTCPWSQELVDGMLGNDLLGFHIRNHCQNFFETVDRSLEAMVDRERWQITRGGHITSVCPFPISIDFEAAASQVASPEVEAAMAKWRRKLRLGDRLLGAGIERLDYTKGIPDRLRALDYFIETYPEWRAKFSFVQIAAPSRSHLPEYQAEEDEIEGLVDHINWRWGRLGWQPVVFLKQQYGAADMVALHRLCRFFIVNSLHDGMNLVAKEFVASRTDNDGVLILSKFTGAFRELDTSLGVNPFAIHETTQAIHQALTMEPEERERRMKAMREKVAHNNVYRWAGSILSQLMKLDIPETALNDVTSLD, via the coding sequence ATGATATCCAGCCGAACTTGGACCAAGGAACTGCTGCGTGAACTGATCCAGACACGTCTCGGCGGCGTAAAGTTCATCGTGGTTTCCAATCGTGAGCCGCATATGCACCGTTATGGGGACGGCGGTGATCTTGAGTGTGTCGAAACCACCGGCGGTCTGGCCACGGCCCTGCGTCCCATCCTGGCCGCCACCAAGGGCACCTGGATCGCCCACGGCGCGGGCAATGCCGACCGCGACACCGTGGATGAGCATGACCGCCTGGCCGTGCCACCCCAGAATCCGAGCTACACGCTGCGTCGTGTGTGGCTGACACCGGAGCAGGAGGAAGGCTACTACTATGGTTTTGCCAATGAAGGGCTGTGGCCGCTGTGCCACATCGCTTTCAAGCGTCCCATCTTCAGAATTGCAAACTGGGAGAGCTATCAGGAAGTAAATCGGTTGTTTGCCAAAGCGGTGATCGAAGAGGCGGGCGCAGGCCCCGCCATCATCTTCATCCAGGACTACCATTTTTGCCTGCTGCCGCGCATGGTGAAGGAGATGGGCGGCGAAAATCTTGTCGTCGCACAGTTCTGGCACATTCCCTGGCCGAACCCCGAGATGTTTCGCACCTGCCCTTGGTCGCAGGAGCTGGTGGATGGCATGCTGGGCAACGATCTGTTAGGTTTCCACATCCGAAATCACTGCCAGAACTTTTTTGAGACCGTGGACCGCTCGCTCGAAGCGATGGTGGACCGCGAACGCTGGCAGATCACCCGTGGTGGTCACATCACGAGCGTGTGTCCATTCCCGATCAGCATCGATTTCGAGGCCGCTGCGTCGCAGGTGGCCAGCCCCGAGGTTGAAGCCGCCATGGCAAAATGGCGCCGGAAACTCCGTCTGGGCGACCGTCTGCTGGGTGCGGGCATTGAACGGCTCGACTATACGAAGGGCATTCCTGACCGGCTGCGCGCGCTGGACTACTTCATCGAGACGTATCCCGAGTGGCGCGCGAAATTTTCCTTTGTGCAGATCGCCGCCCCCAGCCGCTCGCATCTGCCGGAGTATCAGGCGGAGGAGGATGAGATCGAGGGCCTCGTTGATCACATCAACTGGCGTTGGGGCCGCCTGGGCTGGCAGCCGGTGGTGTTTCTGAAACAGCAGTATGGCGCGGCGGACATGGTGGCGCTGCACCGGCTGTGCCGCTTTTTCATTGTGAACTCGCTGCACGACGGCATGAACCTCGTGGCCAAGGAGTTTGTCGCGAGCCGAACTGACAACGACGGCGTCCTCATCTTGAGCAAGTTCACCGGCGCCTTTCGCGAGCTGGACACCTCGCTGGGAGTGAACCCCTTTGCCATTCATGAGACGACCCAGGCCATTCATCAGGCGCTCACCATGGAACCGGAGGAGCGCGAGCGCCGCATGAAGGCCATGCGCGAGAAGGTGGCCCACAACAATGTCTATCGCTGGGCTGGCAGCATCCTCTCGCAGCTCATGAAACTCGACATTCCCGAGACCGCCCTGAACGATGTCACCTCACTGGACTGA
- a CDS encoding DUF1501 domain-containing protein produces the protein MPRDLAPLSRRRLLGTTAMGLSSVALSSLMAESRSHFPAKAKRVIWLFMHGGPSHVDLFDPKPELIRHAGKPLPESYGTVETRRKVAQNPLLAPVKPFRKHGQSGIEISDFLPHMAGIADEMCVIRSCHGDSVNHPQSVYQMNTGSIQMGKPSLGSWVSYGLGSENADMPAFVVLPDPGGGLKGGPPAWGSGFLPATYQGTTMRAGDNPILHLQSPQSSARQRATLDLIQQMNAQHQAKREADSELDARIRAYELAFRMQSAAPEAVDISRETEATKHLYGIDDPTTKEFGTRCLLARRMIERGVRFVQLYSGDTNGWDAHENVMKNHTEYCARTDKPVAGLIRDLKQRGLLEDTLVIWGGEFGRMPMSEKGVGRDHNPWGYTTVLFGAGVKHGHIHGATDDFGLRAAKDKVHIHDLHATILHTLGLDHDRLTFRLNGLDQKLTGVEECHVVKSILA, from the coding sequence ATGCCCCGCGACCTTGCCCCGCTCTCCCGCCGCCGCCTCCTTGGCACGACGGCGATGGGCCTGTCCAGCGTGGCGCTTTCGTCCCTCATGGCCGAGTCGCGCTCGCACTTCCCGGCGAAGGCGAAGCGCGTGATCTGGCTCTTCATGCACGGCGGGCCGAGCCATGTCGATTTGTTCGATCCGAAGCCCGAACTCATCCGTCACGCGGGCAAACCGCTGCCGGAGAGCTACGGCACCGTCGAAACGCGGCGCAAGGTCGCGCAGAACCCGCTGCTGGCTCCAGTGAAGCCGTTTCGAAAGCACGGGCAGAGCGGCATCGAGATCAGCGACTTCCTGCCGCACATGGCGGGTATCGCCGATGAGATGTGCGTCATCAGGAGTTGCCATGGCGACAGCGTGAATCATCCGCAGTCGGTTTATCAGATGAACACCGGCTCCATCCAGATGGGCAAGCCGAGCCTGGGAAGCTGGGTGTCGTATGGCCTCGGCTCCGAGAACGCGGACATGCCCGCGTTCGTCGTGCTGCCCGATCCAGGCGGTGGTTTGAAAGGCGGCCCGCCCGCCTGGGGCAGCGGCTTTCTGCCCGCGACGTATCAAGGCACCACCATGCGTGCCGGAGACAATCCCATCTTGCATCTGCAAAGCCCGCAGAGCAGCGCCCGCCAGCGTGCCACGCTCGATCTCATCCAGCAGATGAACGCGCAGCATCAGGCCAAGCGCGAGGCCGACAGCGAACTCGACGCCCGCATCCGCGCCTACGAGCTGGCCTTCCGCATGCAAAGCGCCGCGCCGGAAGCCGTGGACATTTCGCGCGAAACCGAGGCCACGAAGCACCTCTACGGCATCGACGACCCGACGACGAAGGAGTTCGGCACGCGCTGCCTGCTCGCGCGGCGCATGATTGAGCGAGGAGTGCGTTTCGTGCAGCTCTACTCCGGCGACACCAACGGTTGGGACGCGCACGAGAACGTGATGAAGAACCACACCGAGTATTGCGCCCGCACCGACAAGCCCGTGGCCGGTTTGATTCGCGATTTGAAGCAACGCGGCCTGCTGGAGGACACGCTCGTCATCTGGGGCGGCGAATTCGGCCGCATGCCGATGAGCGAAAAGGGCGTGGGCCGCGATCACAACCCCTGGGGCTACACGACCGTGCTGTTCGGCGCAGGCGTGAAGCACGGCCACATCCACGGTGCCACCGACGACTTCGGCCTGCGTGCCGCTAAGGACAAAGTCCACATTCACGACCTGCACGCCACGATCCTGCACACCCTCGGCCTGGATCACGACCGCCTCACCTTCCGCCTCAACGGTCTCGACCAGAAGCTCACCGGCGTGGAAGAATGCCATGTCGTGAAAAGCATCCTCGCATGA
- a CDS encoding DUF1549 and DUF1553 domain-containing protein, protein MKPACIAFTLLLIANHAHGVAIHASADPVKDEPKISAKDREHWAFKPLQITSGKTGIDDFIQPQPKADPATLIRRLTFDLTGLPPTPEEVSSFILQPSSFESVVDKLLASPRYGEHWAQWWLDLARFAETDGFEYDADRGRAWQYRDWVVDAMNRDMPFDEFVQKQIAGDLMGDETATGFLFACPDMPDLNKQDERRHVLLNDITTTVGSVYLGLTVGCAQCHDHAYDPISQADFYRLRAFFDNTVLPKERKPLGPFVRVFTEGVPASTVFVRGDFKRPGPAIQPAFPRLFGETPPNADRAVLAKWLASKDNAIFLRTMANRIWQQHFGKPLAAIPGDLGHQGEAPSEPALLDWLAAELPRQNWSLKKLHKVIVMSKHYQQAALPRKRLTGEMLRDAMLSVSGQLNLKTGGPGVKLPLPKEISDTLLKKQHEVNPDATEHNRRSIYTFARRNLRNPLFELFDRPDAQISCARRNESTTAPQALMLLNSEFAHGIATKLATDLNAAHGSDAAALITDATQRCLARQPTKAEIEAGQKFLQKQTALTSNFQAALADYCLALLNSNEFVYID, encoded by the coding sequence ATGAAACCGGCCTGCATCGCCTTCACCCTGCTGCTGATCGCGAATCACGCGCACGGTGTCGCGATTCATGCTTCCGCCGATCCGGTGAAGGATGAACCGAAGATCTCCGCGAAGGATCGCGAGCACTGGGCCTTCAAACCGCTGCAAATCACGTCTGGCAAAACAGGCATCGACGATTTCATCCAGCCGCAGCCCAAAGCTGATCCTGCCACGCTTATCCGCCGCCTCACATTCGATCTCACCGGCCTGCCGCCCACACCGGAGGAGGTTTCATCCTTCATCCTTCAACCTTCATCTTTCGAGTCCGTCGTGGACAAACTGCTCGCGAGTCCACGCTACGGCGAACACTGGGCTCAATGGTGGCTCGATCTCGCCCGCTTCGCCGAAACCGACGGCTTTGAATACGACGCCGATCGCGGCCGCGCCTGGCAGTATCGCGACTGGGTCGTCGACGCGATGAACCGCGACATGCCGTTCGACGAATTCGTGCAGAAACAGATCGCGGGAGATTTGATGGGCGATGAAACGGCCACGGGATTCCTCTTTGCCTGCCCGGACATGCCCGACCTCAACAAACAAGACGAGCGCCGGCATGTGCTGCTCAACGACATCACCACCACCGTCGGCTCCGTTTACCTCGGCCTCACCGTCGGCTGTGCGCAGTGTCACGATCATGCGTATGATCCCATCAGCCAGGCCGATTTCTACCGACTGCGCGCCTTCTTTGACAACACGGTGCTGCCCAAGGAGCGCAAACCGCTCGGCCCGTTTGTGCGCGTCTTCACCGAAGGCGTGCCTGCCAGCACTGTCTTCGTGCGTGGCGACTTCAAACGGCCCGGTCCCGCCATTCAGCCCGCGTTTCCACGCCTTTTCGGCGAAACACCGCCGAATGCGGATCGTGCCGTGCTCGCAAAGTGGCTCGCAAGCAAGGACAACGCGATCTTCCTGCGCACGATGGCGAATCGAATCTGGCAGCAGCACTTCGGCAAGCCACTCGCCGCCATCCCCGGCGATCTTGGTCATCAAGGCGAAGCCCCAAGCGAACCCGCGCTGCTCGATTGGCTTGCTGCCGAGTTACCGCGTCAAAATTGGAGTCTCAAAAAGCTGCACAAGGTCATCGTGATGTCGAAACACTACCAGCAGGCCGCTCTGCCGCGCAAACGTCTCACCGGCGAGATGCTGCGCGATGCCATGCTGAGTGTCAGCGGCCAGCTCAATCTCAAAACGGGCGGTCCCGGCGTGAAACTGCCGCTGCCGAAGGAAATCAGCGACACCCTGCTCAAAAAGCAGCACGAGGTGAACCCCGATGCCACCGAGCACAACCGCCGCAGCATCTACACCTTCGCCCGCCGCAATTTACGAAATCCGTTGTTCGAGTTGTTCGACCGCCCCGACGCCCAAATCAGCTGTGCCCGCCGCAACGAGTCCACCACCGCCCCGCAGGCCCTCATGCTGCTGAATTCCGAGTTCGCCCACGGCATCGCCACCAAACTCGCCACCGATTTGAATGCAGCACACGGCTCCGATGCCGCCGCGCTCATCACTGATGCCACACAGCGTTGTCTCGCACGCCAGCCAACCAAGGCGGAGATCGAAGCCGGGCAAAAATTCCTCCAAAAGCAGACCGCGCTGACATCCAACTTCCAAGCCGCTCTTGCCGACTACTGCCTGGCCTTGCTGAACTCGAACGAGTTCGTGTATATCGACTGA
- a CDS encoding trehalase family glycosidase: MKRPPHGKGRHKNLQAGTRVNKEEQPFPYTGDIARLVHHIQSEWHGLSRGLRQVAQAICDVKLGAEHAYTCPIYISPSEDLPRVQRIFEKSLGDDQMTTLRLKVLPPDPARIEEHGLLFLPGRYVVPGGRFNEMYGWDSYFMALGLLRQGRVPMARAIADQCLYQVEHYGTVLTANRTYYLTRSHPPLLGRLVLAVYRATGDLTWLRRALPLLEKFYYYWTVPPHLVSGLNLSRYYDFARGPAPEVERGEVDEHGRNHYERLRMNLAAGGEYVQDASAFLDPVTGMLTAHAYHSDRSMRESGFDVSGRFGFANLDVLDILPVCLNTLLWRLEVDIAKVRAFLDATTELDVWHDRASQRAAAINERFWDEEAGLFFDYDGRAGRRRSYPFATTFWPMWAGLASREQAARIVASLPEFEAAGGLLTSLHLSGCQWDKPFGWAPLNYMAVMGLHRYGYRNEARRIARRFVTLVTSEFCRTGLLFEKYDVENMTSDVEGKIQFGYPTNETGFGWTNACTMELLDYLGCLGDLDTEQTFTARIQLPPQAPK, encoded by the coding sequence ATGAAACGTCCGCCACATGGCAAAGGGCGGCATAAAAACCTTCAGGCCGGCACACGCGTGAACAAGGAAGAACAACCATTCCCCTACACGGGTGACATCGCCCGGCTCGTGCATCACATCCAGTCGGAATGGCACGGCCTGAGCCGCGGGCTGCGCCAGGTGGCGCAGGCGATTTGCGATGTGAAACTTGGAGCGGAGCATGCATACACCTGCCCGATCTACATCTCGCCTTCCGAAGATCTCCCGCGCGTGCAGCGCATCTTTGAAAAATCGCTTGGCGACGATCAGATGACCACGCTTCGGCTCAAGGTGCTGCCGCCTGATCCTGCGCGCATCGAGGAACACGGCCTGCTGTTCCTGCCGGGACGCTATGTCGTGCCCGGCGGTCGTTTTAACGAAATGTACGGCTGGGACAGCTACTTCATGGCGCTTGGCCTGCTGCGGCAGGGACGCGTGCCCATGGCGCGGGCGATCGCGGATCAGTGCCTGTATCAAGTCGAGCACTACGGCACCGTCCTCACGGCCAACCGCACCTACTATCTCACGCGCTCACATCCGCCACTGCTGGGGCGGCTGGTGCTCGCGGTGTATCGCGCCACCGGTGATCTCACCTGGCTGCGACGCGCGCTGCCGCTGTTGGAAAAGTTTTACTACTATTGGACGGTGCCGCCACACCTCGTGTCTGGCCTCAATCTTTCCCGCTACTATGATTTTGCCCGCGGACCTGCACCGGAGGTGGAACGGGGCGAAGTCGATGAGCACGGCCGCAATCACTATGAGCGGTTGCGCATGAATCTCGCCGCAGGCGGTGAGTATGTGCAGGACGCCAGTGCCTTTCTCGATCCCGTGACCGGCATGCTAACCGCCCATGCGTACCACTCGGACCGCAGCATGCGCGAGTCAGGTTTTGACGTGAGCGGCCGTTTTGGTTTCGCGAATCTCGACGTGCTCGACATCCTGCCCGTCTGCCTCAACACACTGCTCTGGCGGCTGGAGGTCGATATTGCCAAAGTTCGTGCGTTTCTCGACGCCACCACCGAGCTCGACGTCTGGCATGATCGCGCCAGTCAGCGCGCCGCAGCCATCAACGAACGTTTCTGGGACGAGGAAGCGGGCTTGTTCTTTGATTATGACGGACGGGCAGGCCGTCGCCGTTCGTATCCGTTTGCCACCACGTTCTGGCCAATGTGGGCCGGGCTGGCGAGCAGGGAGCAGGCGGCGCGCATCGTTGCGAGTCTGCCGGAATTCGAAGCCGCCGGCGGCCTGCTCACCAGCCTGCACCTCAGCGGCTGTCAGTGGGACAAGCCCTTTGGCTGGGCGCCACTGAACTACATGGCCGTCATGGGGCTGCACCGGTATGGCTATCGCAACGAGGCACGGCGAATCGCGCGGCGTTTTGTGACACTGGTGACTTCCGAGTTCTGCCGCACCGGCTTGTTGTTTGAGAAGTATGATGTTGAGAACATGACCAGCGATGTGGAGGGCAAGATCCAGTTCGGCTATCCCACCAATGAAACTGGTTTTGGCTGGACCAATGCCTGCACGATGGAGTTGCTCGATTATCTGGGCTGTCTGGGCGATCTCGATACAGAGCAGACCTTCACCGCGAGGATTCAACTGCCACCGCAGGCACCGAAGTAG
- a CDS encoding carbon-nitrogen hydrolase family protein produces MSTNIHEFTIAAAQSSSVKGDIAQNVRRHAEFVVRAAGHHAKVVVFPELSLTGYEPTVAAELALDARDAHLAPLQELSDKLSVTIIAGCPVRSDEVKPYIGAFIIRPQLPVEVYRKRFLHPGEEQHFIPSDDVVVCHCHGRAVGIAICADISNPRHAADASQQNATIYAAGLAFTPKGIAEAEAAMSGYARQYRFLAVIANYASPTGGYPMAGRSAIWDESGALIAQAGATSESLVLATATPNGWTGRLVEMGCTSNVADEVFTAPNRVPI; encoded by the coding sequence ATGAGCACGAACATCCACGAGTTCACGATAGCCGCCGCACAATCGAGTTCCGTGAAGGGCGACATCGCCCAAAACGTTCGACGGCATGCTGAATTCGTCGTTCGCGCGGCCGGACATCATGCGAAGGTGGTTGTGTTCCCGGAACTCTCGCTGACAGGCTACGAACCGACGGTGGCCGCCGAACTGGCGCTCGATGCACGCGACGCCCATCTCGCCCCGTTGCAGGAACTGTCGGACAAACTGAGCGTGACGATCATCGCCGGGTGCCCCGTTCGTTCGGATGAGGTCAAACCCTACATCGGGGCGTTCATCATCAGGCCACAACTGCCGGTCGAGGTTTATCGAAAGCGCTTTCTCCATCCAGGCGAAGAGCAGCACTTCATTCCATCGGACGATGTGGTCGTCTGTCACTGTCACGGCAGAGCTGTTGGCATCGCCATCTGTGCGGACATCAGCAATCCAAGGCACGCGGCGGATGCCAGCCAACAGAACGCGACCATCTATGCCGCTGGCTTGGCCTTCACGCCAAAGGGGATCGCCGAAGCCGAAGCAGCGATGTCCGGTTATGCGCGCCAGTATCGATTCTTGGCAGTGATAGCGAATTACGCATCGCCAACGGGCGGCTATCCGATGGCGGGAAGAAGCGCGATTTGGGATGAGTCCGGCGCGCTCATCGCGCAAGCTGGCGCGACCAGCGAGAGTCTCGTTCTAGCCACAGCCACGCCAAATGGCTGGACGGGTCGTCTGGTGGAGATGGGTTGCACAAGCAATGTCGCTGACGAGGTTTTCACCGCTCCGAACAGAGTTCCTATATGA
- a CDS encoding MmcQ/YjbR family DNA-binding protein, which yields MAKKTLDIDVVREIALTLPDVVESTIHGAPSWKVRGKLLACPAFHSSAEPNSIAVRLDCDQRDRLIAAAPLIYYLTEHYANHPIVLVRLSRIDRTAFSDLLSMAWRLVSSPKKTTGRKGRSQGGGTAE from the coding sequence ATGGCAAAGAAGACCTTGGACATTGACGTGGTCCGGGAGATTGCCCTGACGCTGCCGGACGTTGTAGAGAGCACTATTCACGGCGCTCCCTCATGGAAGGTGCGCGGGAAGCTCCTCGCATGCCCGGCTTTTCACAGCTCAGCCGAGCCGAACTCGATTGCCGTTCGGCTCGATTGCGATCAGCGCGACCGATTGATTGCGGCAGCGCCGCTCATTTACTACCTGACGGAGCATTACGCGAACCATCCCATCGTGCTCGTGCGACTGTCGCGGATCGATCGGACCGCCTTCTCTGATTTGTTGAGCATGGCCTGGCGCTTGGTGAGTTCACCAAAGAAAACAACTGGGCGCAAAGGACGGAGCCAAGGTGGAGGGACGGCGGAATGA